Proteins encoded within one genomic window of Aspergillus nidulans FGSC A4 chromosome VII:
- a CDS encoding uncharacterized protein (transcript_id=CADANIAT00007903), which translates to MEDKKVVLDSGSSEELEQGFSSNGNGYDTVATKKLIRKIDFVLIPWLALLYLLSFLDRTNIGNARLAGLETDLNMSGLDYNVALAIFFPFYVAAEIPSNIMMKRSRPSLWIPSIMIAWAVVCSLMGLVQNYAGLLVARAALGIAEGGLFPGVTFYITMWYKRHECGLRMAIFFSAATAAGAFGGLLARGIGEMDGIGGKGGWAWIFIIEGILTFVIAKFLTSAEKAEVQRRLEEDRSSLADEYNMKFFWDAIKDWKIWVHMFVTVGVYTPLYSFSLFLPTIVSSLGYENEEAQLMTVPPYVVACVFCIGGGFLADRQGQRGIYMIGFNIVAIIGFIMLISSDNNGVKYAGTFFAASGIYPNVPQGVAWNGNNIGGSFKRSVGIAMHVGCGNLGGVLSSFIYRSQDKPHYRVGHGTLIGCLTMSTVLCTIMTIYLRRENARRDREYKPPAEYSEAERAAEREKGDDASFFRYTI; encoded by the exons ATGGAGGATAAAAAGGTCGTTCTCGATAGTGGCAGTAGCGAGGAGTTAGAGCAGGGCTTCAGTTCCAATGGCAATGGCTACGATACCGTCGCAACCAAGAAGTTAATTCGCAAAATTGACTTTGTTTTGATTCCGTggcttgctcttctctaCTT ACTGAGTTTCCTCGACCGCACTAATATCGGCAATGCCCGTCTGGCTGGTCTTGAGACGGATCTGAACATGTCTGGTCTGGACTACAAT GTCGCCTTGGCAattttcttccccttctaCGTCGCCGCTGAGATCCCCTCAAACATTATGATGAAGCGCTCTCGCCCGTCTCTCTGGATTCCTTCGATAATGATTGCATGGGCAGTTGTCTGCTCACTCATGGGTCTGGTGCAGAACTATGCTGGCTTGCTTGTTGCCCGTGCAGCGCTTGGTATTGCTGAAGGTGGTCTCTTTCCCGGTGTCACATTTTA CATCACAATGTGGTATAAACGGCACGAATGCGGCCTCCGCATGGCTATCTTCTTTTCAGCCGCCACAGCAGCCGGTGCAttcggcggccttcttgcACGCGGCATTGGCGAGATGGACGGAATTGGTGGGAAGGGAGGATGGGCCTGGATTTTCATCATTGAGGGTATCCTCACTTTTGTCATTG CGAAATTCCTCACCTCTGCCGAGAAGGCCGAAGTTCAGCGCCGCCTGGAAGAAGACCGCTCTTCCCTCGCGGATGAATATAACATGAAGTTCTTCTGGGACGCCATCAAGGACTGGAAGATCTGGGTGCACATGTTCGTCACTGTTGGCGTGTACACACCGTTGTactcattctctctgttctTACCGACCATTGTCTCCAGTCTTGGTtatgagaatgaggaggcgcAGCTTATGACGGTCCCGCCCTATGTGGTGGCTTGCGTATTCTGTATCGGGGGTGGGTTTCTGGCAGATCGCCAGGGACAGCGTGGGATTTATATGATTGGCTTCAATATTGTTGC GATCATCGGCTTCATAATGCTCATCTCATCCGACAACAACGGTGTGAAATATGCAGGGACCTTTTTCGCCGCCTCAGGAATCTACCCTAACGTCCCACAAGGCGTCGCTTGGAACGGGAACAATATCGGCGGCTCATTCAAGCGGAGTGTGGGTATCGCCATGCATGTCGGCTGCGGCAATCTCGGCGGTGTTTTGTCTTCGTTCATCTACCGGTCACAGGATAAACCGCATTATCGAGTTGGGCATGGTACGCTGATTGGGTGTCTGACTATGAGCACCGTCCTGTGCACCATCATGACAATTTATTTGAGGAGAGAAAACGCAAGGCGCGATAGAGAGTATAAACCGCCGGCCGAATACTCGGAGGCAGAGAGGGCAGCTgagagggagaaaggagatgaTGCGAGTTTCTTTCGGTACACGATCTAA
- a CDS encoding uncharacterized protein (transcript_id=CADANIAT00007905) — translation MSDRKLILVMGILALRALPLSRVRRIPDGIARNSSLTWRMIALSSSGRYDVRVLTRNTASEQARKMVVLPQVTLQQGFQETRQISTLPSPAYTAPGRLYARGKSELIYGIRAYEIARHHGVKHYVFANIDYTLRKAGKEDGSFAWENPAADGKIPLIALDDVGVYSLWLFDNPSQSAGLNLEVATDQVSFAEIATTFTKVTRKKGIHKRLSLDEYLDEAELYPGAYANWAVASDVPRDESFMTWRENFTAWWGYWSEGKGATRDMALMDRIHPSRIPSLEAWMRMKGYDGRPRLHPPYPIIMASFLVDGRFPPVPLPPSKDIKSEERSTAIDFVNRHNLIFQEFNYDKVTATFLPDAIVYHSHGTIRGHAEIKQFLENVYGFFIPGIGRSATNHVVDRDENGGVVVRYQETLIRYGWGEGEPDADVVAGRDIVRADGLPAIWWFGQVVDRLRIAANGWRILERYLGGSFRNQSLDLTNKV, via the exons ATGTCAGACAGAAAGTTGATCCTTGTTATGGGAATACTGGCGCTCAGGGCACTCCCGTTGTCAAGGGTACGTCGCATTCCAGACGGGATTGCGAGGAACAGCAGTCTAACATGGAGAATGATAGCCCTTTCCTCAAGTGGCCGCTACGATGTCCGAGTACTGACTCGAAATACCGCCTCAGAGCAGGCTAGGAAAATGGTTGTGCTACCTCAGGTAACGCTCCAGCaaggcttccaggaaaccaGGCAGATCTCCACGCTGCCTTCGCCAGCGTATACGGCGCCTGGACGGCTTTACGCTCGGGGAAAAAGCGAGCTGATCTACGGTATACGAGCGTACGAGATCGCTCGTCATCATGGCGTCAAACACTATGTTTTCGCGAATATCGACTATACTCTCCGTAAAGCAG gaaaagaggatgGTTCATTTGCTTGGGAGAATCCGGCTG CGGACGGCAAGATCCCGCTCATTGCACTCGACGACGTCGGAGTCTACAGCCTCTGGCTTTTTGACAACCCCTCGCAGTCCGCAGGCCTTAACCTCGAAGTCGCGACAGATCAAGTAAGCTTCGCCGAGATAGCGACCACTTTCACTAAGGTTACGAGAAAAAAAGGTATCCACAAGCGGCTTTCTTTAGATGAGTACCTGGACGAGGCCGAGCTGTATCCAGGAGCGTATGCAAACTGGGCGGTGGCCTCGGATGTGCCTCGCGACGAGTCATTTATGACCTGGCGGGAGAATTTCACAGCCTGGTGGGGGTATTGGAGTGAGGGCAAAGGTGCAACAAGAGATATGGCACTGATGGATCGGATTCACCCGTCTCGGATCCCAAGTTTGGAGGCGTGGATGAGAATGAAGGGGTATGATGGCCGGCCAAG GCTCCATCCTCCATACCcgatcatcatggcctcatTCCTCGTAGATGGACGATTCCCGCCCGTCCCATTGCCTCCATCAAAAGATATaaaaagcgaagaaagaagcACGGCGATTGACTTCGTCAACCGTCACAACCTCATTTTCCAAGAATTCAACTACGACAAGGTGACAGCCACGTTTCTCCCAGACGCCATCGTGTACCATAGCCACGGCACGATCCGAGGTCACGCCGAGATCAAACAATTCCTTGAGAATGTGTATGGATTCTTCATCCCTGGCATTGGTCGCAGTGCTACAAACCACGTTGTTGACCGCGATGAGAACGGAGGCGTCGTGGTCAGATATCAAGAGACTCTAATTAGATACGGGTGGGGCGAGGGCGAACCCGATGCagatgttgttgctgggcGCGACATAGTGAGGGCCGATGGATTGCCAGCGATCTGGTGGTTTGGACAGGTCGTTGATCGCTTGAGGATTGCCGCGAATGGATGGAGAATCTTGGAGCGGTACTTGGGGGGTTCTTTCAGAAATCAGAGCTTGGATTTGACCAACAAAGTGTGA
- a CDS encoding protein agdB (transcript_id=CADANIAT00007906) gives MRFQQLLPWAAALTGCVVAQSQAGVDPLDRPGNDLYVKDLSNCTGYKVTKHWKTRSGFYADLALAGPACNVYGIDLPKLKLEVEYQTDERLHVKILDTNNTVYQVPDSVFPRPGFGQWCSPKNSKLKFDFKPDPFSFTVSRTDTGEVLFDTTGTKLVFENQYLYLKTHLPQNPHLYGLGEHSDSFMLNTTNYTRTIYTRDAYGTPQGQNLYGAHPIYFDHRQDGTHGVFLLNSNGMDIYIDNEGGQFLEYNIIGGVFDFYFIAGPSPQDVARQYAEIVQPPLMVPYWGLGFHQCRYGYQDVYEVAAVTANYSVHDIPLETIWTDIDYMDRRRIFTLDPERFPPELVKDLVDTLHARDQHYIVMVDPAVYYSEPNPALDAGLKYDAFMKELNGTHYQGVVWAGPSYFPDWFHPNAQEYWTEQFLNFFDGVNGPDIDALWIDMNEPANFYNRPYPGNNTTPEEFAEANDNPPEPPAVRDGPDAPIPGFPDSLQPNFASGQTNEKRAVVTVERRARSQSHRQLGAGRWRSAVRHWPRDPKAGWQHGRKSGSGCGPHECRGLPNRELIRPPYMIQNGAGPTLADNTADTDIVQSGGYVQYDTHSLYGAMMSTHSHNAMRARRPDDRALVITRSTFAGSGKDVSHWLGDNISDWLSYRLSISQILQFASLYQIPVVGPDVCGFGGNVTETLCARWATLGSFYTFFRNHAEIFANPQEFYRWPIVAEAARNGIAIRYQLLDYIYTAIYKQTQTGTPSLNPLFFNYPFDQNTYGIDLQFFYGPGILVSPVTEENSTSVSYYLPDDIFYEWGTGKPVRGHGEYVSAEVDVTHITVHYKGGLVYPQRIESANTTTALRQKGFNIVIAPGLDGSAHGELYLDDGLSQVQDKVSEIDFSYVDGVFEMKGSFEYDPGVGIERITILGVGAKPEVAAEDAEVEYDEENQKLVLHVDVPLTRKSSIKIA, from the exons ATGCGCtttcagcagctgcttcCATGGGCTGCGGCCCTGACTGGCTGCGTCGTCGCCCAGAGCCAGGCCGGCGTCGATCCGCTCGACCGTCCCGGCAATGACCTCTACGTAAAGGACCTTTCGAACTGCACTGGGTACAAGGTCACCAAGCATTGGAAGACCCGATCCGGTTTCTATGCGGACCTGGCGCTCGCCGGGCCAGCATGCAATGTGTACGGAATCGATTTGcccaagctgaagctcgaaGTCGAGTATCAGACCGATGAGCGACTGCACGTCAAGATTCTGGATACCAACAACACAGTTTACCAGGTGCCAGACAGCGTCTTCCCGCGCCCGGGCTTCGGCCAGTGGTGCTCGCCCAAGAACTCTAAGCTCAAGTTTGACTTCAAACCTGACCCGTTCTCGTTCACCGTCTCTCGCACAGACACCGGCGAGGTGCTCTTCGACACCACCGGCACCAAGCTCGTGTTCGAGAACCAGTATCTTTATCTGAAGACGCACCTGCCGCAGAACCCGCATCTGTATGGTCTGGGAGAGCATAGcgactccttcatgctcaacaccaccaacTACACCCGAACAATCTACACCCGTGATGCTTACGGGACGCCCCAAGGCCAGAATCTGTACGGGGCTCACCCGATCTATTTCGATCACCGGCAGGACGGCACTCACGGTGTGTTCCTGCTCAACTCCAACGGTATGGACATCTACATCGACAACGAGGGCGGCCAGTTCCTCGAGTACaacatcatcggcggcgtTTTCGACTTCTACTTCATCGCCGGACCATCCCCGCAAGATGTGGCCAGGCAGTATGCTGAAATTGTCCAGCCGCCCCTGATGGTTCCATACTGGGGACTCGGTTTCCACCAGTGCAGGTACGGCTACCAGGATGTCTACGAGGTGGCCGCTGTCACCGCCAACTACTCCGTCCACGATATCCCACTGGAGACCATCTGGACTGATATCGACTACATGGACCGTCGGCGCATCTTCACGCTCGATCCCGAACGATTCCCACCAGAGCTGGTCAAAGACCTTGTGGACACTCTTCACGCGCGAGATCAGCATTACATTGTCATGGTTGATCCGGCTGTCTACTACAGCGAGCCAAACCCGGCGCTTGACGCCGGTCTGAAGTACGATGCGTTCATGAAGGAACTGAACGGCACTCATTACCAGGGTGTCGTTTGGGCCGGTCCCAGTTACTTCCCTGACTGGTTTCACCCGAACGCTCAGGAATACTGGACGGAGCAGttcctcaacttcttcgacgGCGTCAACGGCCCGGACATTGATGCCCTGTGGATCGACATGAATGAGCCCGCCAACTTTTATAACCGCCCCTACCCAGGCAACAACACCACCCCGGAGGAGTTTGCCGAGGCGAATGACAACCCCCCTGAGCCACCGGCCGTGAGGGACGGGCCAGATGCCCCTATCCCCGGGTTCCCGGATAGTCTCCAGCCAAACTTCGCTTCTGGCCAGACAAACGAGAAGCGCGCAGTTGTCACCGTCGAACGTCGGGCTCGGTCTCAATCGCACCGCCAGCTCGGCGCTGGCCGCTGGCGGTCTGCAGTCCGCCACTGGCCGCGAGACCCAAAGGCTGGCTGGCAGCACGGCCGCAAATCCGGCTCTGGCTGCGGCCCCCACGAGTGCAGAGGTCTGCCCAACCGCGAGCTCATCAGGCCGCCGTATATGATTCAGAACGGCGCCGGCCCAACGCTGGCGGACAACACTGCGGACACGGATATCGTGCAAAGCGGCGGATACGTCCAGTACGACACGCACAGCCTTTACGGCGCGATGATGTCCACTCATTCGCACAATGCCATGCGGGCTAGACGTCCCGATGACCGCGCATTGGTGATCACCAGGAGCACATTTGCCGGCTCTGGAAAGGATGTCTCGCACTGGCTTGGAG ATAACATCTCCGATTGGCTTTCATACCGACTGTCCATCTCCCAGATTCTCCAGTTCGCCTCGCTCTACCAGATCCCCGTTGTCGGCCCTGATGTCTGCGGCTTCGGTGGAAACGTAACTGAGACCCTCTGTGCCAG ATGGGCTACCCTCGGCTCCTTCTACACTTTCTTCCGCAACCACGCCGAGATCTTTGCCAATCCCCAAGAGTTCTACCGGTGGCCGATCGTCGCCGAAGCGGCCCGCAACGGCATTGCCATTCGATACCAGCTGC TCGACTACATTTACACAGCCATCTACAAGCAGACCCAAACTGGCACACCATCCCTTAacccgctcttcttcaactACCCCTTCGACCAAAACACTTACGGCATCGATCTCCAGTTCTTCTATGGCCCCGGCATCCTTGTCTCTCCGGTCACGGAGGAAAACAGCACCAGTGTTTCCTACTACCTTCCCGACGACATCTTCTATGAATGGGGAACTGGCAAGCCCGTCCGCGGACACGGCGAGTACGTCTCCGCCGAAGTCGACGTCACCCATATCACGGTGCACTATAAGGGCGGTCTCGTCTATCCACAGCGGATCGAGAGCGCGAACACCACAACTGCGCTGCGCCAGAAGGGATTCAATATCGTCATTGCACCGGGCTTGGATGGCTCTGCTCATGGAGAGCTTTACCTTGACGATGGCCTGTCGCAGGTGCAGGATAAAGTCTCCGAGATTGACTTTAGCTATGTCGATGGCGTCTTTGAGATGAAGGGCTCGTTTGAGTATGACCCAGGCGTCGGAATCGAGCGGATTACTATTCTGGGTGTGGGGGCCAAGCCCGAGGTGGCGGCTGAGGACGCGGAGGTCGAGTATGATGAGGAGAATCAGAAGCTGGTGCTGCACGTCGATGTACCCTTGACGCGAAAGTCAAGTATCAAGATTGCTTGA
- a CDS encoding protein CYP676A1 (transcript_id=CADANIAT00007907), protein MSSPWKVMDPNLADMHQIASFLGLHRVALFLIAAVIVRVLYRRYWSPIRDVPGPFWASFSSLWRVYHVVKGHTEQQILKLHKEHGIAHPLLLRWRLEEKITSGTIGDFVRIAENEISVAHPDAVKQLLHANLAKGTFYSVFSLPDYRYVNQMSELDPTRHIQKTRNLSAGFSLSNITKTEPYIDRCLKVLSRQLDGLAASDAPVHFQDWFSFFAFDVLGEVTFSKSFGFLQEGLDIRNAIANTGSLVYYISIMGNYVWFHNLTLGNPLVSRLGLQPNSHIFDTCLLAIDSRKNNPELRHDMMQRWLDMRASHPERMSEEDIFGAAVANVGAGAETISSTAQAVIYYLLKNPQYLATVRKELDEAQAKGELSDVIQYGEATKLPFLQACLKEAYRFHPGVCHNLPRISPKGGMTIAGRYFPEGVILSVHPWVIHRNADIFGADCDTYNPTRWLQGDTKRMDYFLIHWGAGYNQCPGRNLAQFELSKVLATVLRDYDIKLMNPKSEWRFETRFLAVPYGWPCQIQRRKRGMVQVAA, encoded by the exons ATGAGTTCTCCATGGAAAGTGATGGATCCCAATCTGGCTGATATGCATCAGATCGCCTCATTTTTGGGTCTACACCGCGTTgcactgtttctgattgcTGCTGTCATCGTGCGTGTGCTCTACCGCCGGTACTGGTCGCCTATTCGAGACGTCCCTGGGCCCTTTTGGGCTTCGTTTTCGAGTCTTTGGAGAGTGTATCACGTCGTCAAAGGGCATACGGAACAGCAAATCCTCAAGCTACACAAGGAACATGGTATTGCCCATCCATTATTGTTGCGATGGAGGctagaagagaagataaCGTCTGGCACAATAGGCGACTTTGTCCGCATCGCCGAGAATGAAATCAGTGTTGCCCACCCCGACGCTGTCAAGCAGCTCCTCCACGCCAACCTGGCCAAG GGCACGTTCTACTCCGTCTTCTCTCTCCCCGATTACCGCTATGTCAATCAGATGTCCGAGTTGGACCCGACCCGACATATCCAGAAAACACGCAATCTCTCCGCCGGCTTCTCCTTGTCAAACATCACAAAGACAGAACCATACATCGACAGATGCCTGAAGGTTCTTAGTAGACAGCTAGATGGGCTTGCAGCCTCTGACGCCCCAGTGCACTTCCAAGACTGGTTCAGTTTCTTCGCGTTCGATGTCCTCGGCGAGGTAACCTTCAGCAAGTCCTTTGGATTCCTCCAAGAAGGGCTAGATATCCGCAATGCGATTGCGAATACCGGTTCTCTTGTTTACTATATCTCTATCATGGGGAACTATGTCTGGTTTCATAACCTGACGCTCGGAAACCCGCTCGTTAGCCGGTTAGGTCTCCAACCGAACTCCCATATCTTCGATACGTGTCTCCTGGCTATTGACAGCCGCAAGAACAATCCAGAGCTTCGACATGACATGATGCAGCGTTGGCTGGACATGCGGGCGTCTCATCCAGAACGGATGTCTGAGGAGGATATCTTTGGGGCCGCCGTCGCTAATGTTGGAGCAGGTGCGGAGACGATTAGTTCGACGGCGCAGGCGGTAATCTACTACCTATTGAAAAACCCACAGTATCTGGCTACGGTCAGAAAAGAGCTTGATGAGGCCCAGGCGAAGGGAGAACTCTCGGATGTTATCCAGTATGGCGAGGCGACGAAGTTGCCATTCTTGCAGGCTTGT TTGAAAGAAGCATACCGCTTCCACCCTGGTGTTTGCCATAATCTGCCTCGTATCTCACCCAAGGGGGGCATGACGATTGCAGGGCGATATTTCCCTGAAGGC GTCATTCTAAGCGTCCACCCCTGGGTTATACACCGCAACGCCGACATTTTCGGTGCTGACTGCGATACCTACAACCCCACCCGCTGGCTGCAAGGCGACACTAAGAGGATGGACTATTTCTTGATCCAC TGGGGTGCCGGCTACAACCAATGCCCTGGCCGGAACCTGGCGCAATTCGAGCTCTCCAAGGTCCTTGCAACTGTGCTGCGAGACTACGATATCAAACTCATGAATCCGAAGAGCGAGTGGCGCTTCGAGACTCGGTTCCTGGCAGTGCCGTATGGGTGGCCGTGCCAGAttcagaggaggaagcgggGGATGGTGCAGGTAGCTGCATAG
- a CDS encoding uncharacterized protein (transcript_id=CADANIAT00007908), producing the protein MASEPSAAYLAEDRSQPALIGIVVVTALSAVVVIVRLYARRVLVRGLGWDDLFIVLAQLVSWATMALCSQILRYGSGRHLVALLKTPETLVRMYKWLVTTQMVYMFNLWLCRVSGLTFYARLNPMPRFILYLRLSFAFVTAVWAAQSLIIALQCIPLEALWDNSITDKKCMGSAMVFISTGALTIIVMGLQAKTARKLALLGILCFGVLTSILRMVSMIVSVQHEDDATWYFSPVVAWTCAEISAAIIALSLPALRAIFGFLKEHHSTRGKSNSYPNTGSGSKGIGLDSLSKSATKQPKVFHGSGVYDNTVDIGVGRSPSQEVLWNGYGDRSYGNRGNGSPREIMITETVDVEVGRG; encoded by the exons ATGGCTTCAGAGCCCTCTGCTGCCTACCTGGCAGAAGACCGCAGCCAGCCCGCCCTGATCGGAATCGTGGTCGTCACGGCCCTGTCAGCGGTAGTCGTTATCGTTCGGCTTTATGCACGACGAGTCCTGGTTCGCGGGCTGGGCTGGGATGACCTTTTTATCGTGCTTGCGCAG CTAGTCAGCTGGGCAACAATGGCCCTCTGCTCGCAGATCCTCCGCTACGGATCTGGCCGGCACCTTGTCGCGCTTTTAAAGACCCCAGAAACCCTGGTGCGCATGTACAAGTGGCTCGTCACAACACAAATGGTGTACATGTTCAACCTTTGGCTCTGCCGCGTCTCCGGGCTGACCTTCTACGCGCGACTGAACCCTATGCCGCGATTCATCCTGTACCTGCGCCTGTCGTTTGCGTTTGTGACGGCCGTCTGGGCCGCGCAGAGCTTGATCATTGCGCTGCAATGCATCCCACTCGAGGCGCTGTGGGATAATTCTATTACTGACAAGAAATGCATGGGTTCCGCCATGGTGTTTATATCTACGGGCGCTCTGACGATC ATTGTCATGGGGTTGcaggcgaagacggcgaggaAATTGGCACTACTGGGAATCTTGTGTTTTGGGGTTTT AacctccatcctccgcatGGTATCCATGATCGTCTCCGTCCAACACGAAGACGACGCAACCTGGTACTTCTCACCCGTGGTCGCCTGGACATGCGCCGAGATCAGCGCCGCGATCATCGCCCTCTCCCTGCCCGCACTACGAGCCATATTCGGTTTCTTGAAGGAACACCACTCGACGCGCGGCAAAAGCAATTCGTACCCAAATACGGGTTCGGGGTCAAAGGGAATCGGGCTAGACTCGCTTTCTAAGTCGGCAACCAAGCAGCCAAAAGTGTTCCATGGGAGCGGAGTCTATGATAACACGGTTGATATTGGGGTTGGGAGGAGTCCAAGTCAGGAGGTTCTCTGGAACGGATACGGGGACCGAAGTTATGGGAATAGGGGTAATGGGAGTCCGAGGGAGATTATGATCACAGAGACAGTGGATGTGGAAGTTGGAAGGGGGTAG